Proteins encoded together in one Chitinophaga sp. LS1 window:
- a CDS encoding DUF3857 domain-containing protein produces MRSTMRVLLCCIAFVAVTTQTHAGDYEKAWEALHKNDKVHAYELFRKVLKSDPVHKQNAIAALILLESYDGRGDTFLNRYPSPFTVITDLNPYTYALWFTDGIFGAYGIKKGKQLDNLNTVITDNRFNGSLHAAAKYYKGLHHLIGMQLKESGNMYSQIGALGNWQFVGSFDNISGSGFNKDYGPLKEPNTGKGFTSYNNTHIDWFKPAVTDSAGWLFVGTLFPAANSVGYAQTFVNSPVDQDAILCLGGNGSLKAWLNDKLLIAQEDEIATELDKFNVRVHLKKGYNRVLVQIGFTNPGSNFIVRLTDDKYETLKGLTTTDKVETYPVDKTTDVPELLPHFAEAYFKKQVEKYPNDPIYAILLAKVYNRNQQYDKAKDALFKFFEKDPQDPLLAYQYLECLSSKYDRTDISALVEMLKQIDPENTLVLQGHESELEDEKKWNDALEVVNKLEAREGQSLWTISKKMYLHANLQHVDSMVTMLKKAYELYPDEYDVVSGMYAYNQKMVRDPAEAMRILEKYLAGHNNTKVQEQLAEDYFQQKEPEKGLAVLRNIIKTAPYELYVYSPIITHFFAAQQYDSAIHYLEIEHAISPYNSSPLGTIAACYLQKGDKEKALDYYKQALALYAGGTTYREKIRELQNKPDVFSYFPKMDYYAAINKDLKAPQDTAKSYYYIFDEENVVLYAEGASEQVTNTAIYINKKDAIDQWKEISIPYNSTYSDLTIIKAEVVKANGTKISAETYDNDIVFTRLEPGDVIYYNYKVANFGIGRLGREYWDKFYFQATVPTRLARYSLMVAAPLSINYVMKNADDVKPVESQHEDFHMYTWEIKNVPAFKDESYSPSLGDIGKVLHVSTVKSWDVIAEWYSDVTRQQSKENFDVLKTLQRIFPNGEEKKLSNDEKAKRIYNFIEQNISYSSVAFRQGAYIPQRASKTLATRLGDCKDVSTLFVSLARKVGLDANLVLVSTRRNGQQGMVLPSMEFNHCIARFKDGESYRYLELTDNQLPYHALPQNDISAQILNIPFNYDTKETISLLKPTDKYDVKLNRQTKIDVGATDLKVKTSMTVNGELASNMRGRFADKDEEEMRKALQQSAASHYKNPVTLDSFEVANLDNLEDSVTISTTYTVKNEVIGVGDINMIKPPFMDVVATSDVFNNEARQYPFEYWLYENTDRYTSEIELNLPAGKTFDQIPADVKATFKDMKYELTYHKVAQGKLIINRSFMTNIMDNIPASEVGQMKDFFNLIVNAEQKYISFK; encoded by the coding sequence ATGAGAAGTACGATGAGAGTGCTATTATGCTGTATTGCGTTCGTAGCGGTCACCACCCAAACCCATGCTGGCGATTATGAAAAAGCGTGGGAGGCACTGCACAAAAACGACAAAGTACACGCTTATGAACTGTTCCGGAAAGTACTGAAGAGTGACCCGGTCCACAAACAAAACGCTATTGCCGCCCTGATTCTGCTGGAAAGCTATGATGGGCGCGGTGATACATTCCTCAACAGGTATCCTTCGCCATTTACGGTGATCACCGACCTTAACCCGTATACCTACGCTTTATGGTTCACTGACGGTATCTTCGGCGCTTATGGCATCAAGAAGGGGAAGCAACTTGATAACCTGAACACAGTAATTACCGACAACCGCTTTAACGGTTCGCTACATGCTGCGGCTAAGTATTACAAAGGGCTCCATCACCTGATAGGCATGCAGCTAAAGGAATCCGGTAATATGTACAGCCAGATTGGCGCCTTAGGCAACTGGCAGTTCGTTGGTTCCTTTGACAACATCAGCGGTAGTGGTTTTAACAAAGACTACGGCCCGCTGAAAGAGCCTAATACCGGAAAAGGCTTTACCTCTTACAATAACACACATATAGACTGGTTCAAACCAGCGGTGACGGACAGTGCCGGCTGGCTGTTCGTAGGCACACTGTTCCCTGCTGCCAATTCAGTTGGGTATGCACAGACTTTTGTGAATTCGCCGGTAGATCAGGATGCGATCCTTTGCCTGGGTGGCAATGGTAGTCTGAAGGCCTGGCTGAATGATAAATTGCTGATTGCACAGGAGGATGAAATTGCTACAGAGCTGGATAAATTCAATGTACGTGTACACCTGAAGAAAGGTTACAACCGTGTACTGGTGCAGATAGGCTTTACGAATCCCGGTTCCAACTTTATCGTTCGTCTTACAGATGATAAGTATGAAACCCTGAAAGGGCTTACCACAACTGATAAGGTAGAAACTTACCCTGTAGATAAAACTACAGATGTACCGGAATTGCTACCACACTTTGCTGAAGCATATTTCAAAAAGCAGGTAGAGAAATATCCGAACGATCCTATCTATGCTATTCTGTTGGCTAAAGTATACAACCGTAACCAGCAATATGATAAAGCAAAAGATGCATTGTTTAAATTCTTTGAAAAGGATCCGCAGGACCCGCTGCTGGCTTATCAATACCTGGAATGCCTGTCATCCAAATACGACAGAACTGACATCTCTGCACTGGTAGAAATGCTGAAACAGATAGATCCTGAAAATACGCTTGTATTGCAGGGGCATGAGTCAGAACTGGAAGATGAAAAGAAATGGAATGATGCACTGGAAGTAGTGAACAAACTGGAAGCCCGCGAAGGACAAAGTCTCTGGACGATCTCGAAGAAAATGTACCTGCATGCAAATCTGCAACACGTAGATAGCATGGTCACCATGTTGAAGAAAGCATATGAACTGTACCCGGATGAATACGATGTGGTAAGTGGCATGTATGCATATAACCAGAAGATGGTGAGAGACCCGGCAGAAGCCATGAGAATACTGGAGAAGTACCTGGCTGGTCACAACAATACCAAAGTGCAGGAACAACTGGCAGAGGATTACTTTCAGCAGAAAGAACCTGAAAAGGGGTTGGCTGTATTACGTAATATCATCAAGACGGCGCCGTATGAACTGTATGTGTATTCACCAATTATCACGCACTTCTTTGCAGCACAGCAATATGATTCTGCTATTCATTATCTGGAAATAGAACATGCTATCAGCCCATACAATTCAAGTCCGCTGGGTACTATAGCTGCCTGTTATCTGCAAAAGGGAGATAAGGAAAAAGCATTGGATTATTACAAACAGGCACTGGCCCTCTATGCAGGTGGTACGACTTACAGAGAGAAGATCCGTGAGCTGCAGAATAAGCCGGATGTATTCAGTTACTTTCCCAAAATGGATTATTACGCAGCAATCAACAAGGACCTGAAAGCACCGCAGGATACAGCAAAGAGCTATTACTACATCTTCGATGAAGAGAATGTAGTACTCTATGCAGAAGGCGCCAGTGAACAGGTGACGAATACGGCTATCTATATCAACAAGAAAGATGCGATTGATCAGTGGAAAGAAATTTCCATTCCTTACAACAGTACTTATTCAGACCTGACCATCATCAAAGCAGAAGTGGTAAAAGCGAATGGTACCAAGATTTCTGCAGAAACCTACGACAATGATATTGTATTCACCCGTCTGGAACCAGGTGATGTGATTTACTATAATTACAAGGTGGCCAACTTTGGGATTGGTCGTTTAGGACGTGAGTACTGGGATAAGTTTTACTTCCAGGCGACAGTGCCTACCAGGCTGGCGCGATATAGCCTGATGGTGGCTGCGCCGCTCAGCATCAACTATGTGATGAAGAATGCAGATGACGTGAAACCTGTAGAAAGTCAGCATGAAGATTTCCACATGTATACCTGGGAAATCAAGAACGTGCCTGCTTTCAAAGACGAATCTTACAGTCCTTCACTGGGTGATATTGGCAAGGTATTGCATGTATCTACTGTAAAATCCTGGGATGTGATTGCGGAGTGGTACAGTGATGTGACCCGTCAGCAATCCAAAGAGAACTTCGATGTGCTAAAGACGTTGCAACGGATCTTCCCGAATGGTGAAGAAAAGAAGCTGAGCAATGATGAGAAGGCAAAACGCATTTACAACTTTATCGAGCAGAATATCAGTTATAGCTCAGTGGCTTTCAGACAGGGGGCATATATCCCACAGCGGGCAAGTAAGACCCTTGCCACCCGTTTGGGAGATTGTAAAGATGTGAGCACCCTTTTTGTATCCCTGGCCCGTAAGGTAGGGCTGGATGCCAACCTGGTGCTGGTGAGTACACGTCGCAACGGTCAGCAGGGCATGGTATTACCATCTATGGAGTTCAACCACTGTATCGCCAGATTCAAGGATGGGGAGAGTTATCGCTACCTGGAGCTGACTGATAACCAGTTGCCATATCATGCACTGCCCCAGAATGACATCAGCGCGCAGATCCTGAATATTCCATTTAACTACGATACAAAGGAGACGATTAGTCTGCTGAAGCCGACTGATAAATACGATGTGAAGCTGAACCGCCAGACTAAAATAGATGTGGGTGCTACGGACCTGAAGGTAAAGACTTCCATGACAGTGAATGGAGAGCTGGCTTCCAATATGCGTGGCCGCTTTGCGGACAAGGATGAGGAGGAGATGCGGAAAGCGCTGCAGCAGAGTGCCGCCAGCCATTACAAGAACCCGGTGACACTGGATAGTTTTGAAGTGGCGAACCTGGATAACCTGGAGGATTCCGTGACGATCAGTACGACCTATACCGTTAAGAATGAGGTGATTGGAGTAGGAGACATCAACATGATCAAGCCACCGTTCATGGATGTGGTGGCTACCAGCGATGTATTCAATAATGAGGCCCGCCAGTATCCGTTTGAATACTGGTTGTACGAAAATACAGATCGTTACACAAGTGAGATAGAGCTGAACCTGCCAGCGGGAAAAACCTTCGACCAGATACCTGCGGATGTAAAAGCGACCTTCAAGGATATGAAATATGAGCTCACTTACCACAAGGTAGCGCAGGGCAAACTGATCATAAACAGGTCGTTCATGACGAACATCATGGACAACATTCCGGCATCTGAGGTTGGTCAGATGAAAGATTTTTTCAACTTGATAGTCAACGCAGAACAAAAATATATTTCCTTTAAATAG
- the atpB gene encoding F0F1 ATP synthase subunit A — translation MSGYSTFANPTEGEPHEKKGFNAKEVILGHVKDAHDWHLLDIAGTPVTIPLPVIIYSKERGLSTFSSSQFHHGHASYDGYRLVNEHYLEEKGLAANKYVPGKVIAVDANDNPTNEEIYDWSITKNLTSMLIGAILLIWIMTSVAKAYRVRGSKQAPKGMQSLLEPVIIFMRDEVAKPNIPGAYERYTPFILTIFFFILINNLLGLLPGGANVTGNLAVTAALALISFLATMFSSNKHFWAHTLNPPVPGWVKPILVPVEIIGIFTKPVSLMIRLFANILAGHIIILSIISLVFIFGSLQPIAGFGFAPITIIFNIVMMMLELLVAFIQAFIFANLTAVFIGQAMEGGHDDHHEAKHH, via the coding sequence ATGAGTGGGTATAGTACGTTTGCAAACCCGACTGAGGGCGAGCCTCATGAAAAGAAAGGGTTTAATGCCAAAGAGGTGATCCTTGGCCACGTTAAGGATGCCCATGACTGGCATCTGTTGGACATTGCAGGCACTCCTGTAACGATCCCTTTACCTGTTATCATTTATAGCAAGGAAAGAGGGTTATCCACTTTCTCGAGCTCGCAATTCCACCATGGACATGCTTCGTACGACGGTTACCGTCTGGTAAACGAGCACTACCTGGAAGAAAAGGGTCTGGCTGCTAACAAGTACGTTCCTGGTAAAGTCATTGCAGTAGATGCAAATGACAATCCAACGAATGAAGAGATCTATGACTGGTCGATTACCAAGAACCTGACTTCTATGCTGATCGGTGCTATTTTGCTGATCTGGATTATGACAAGTGTAGCGAAAGCTTATCGTGTCAGAGGTTCCAAGCAAGCGCCAAAGGGTATGCAAAGCCTGTTGGAGCCTGTGATCATCTTTATGCGTGACGAAGTTGCCAAGCCAAATATTCCAGGTGCTTATGAAAGATATACTCCTTTCATTCTCACAATCTTCTTCTTTATCCTGATCAACAACTTGTTGGGTCTGTTACCTGGTGGAGCGAACGTAACCGGTAACCTGGCAGTAACAGCTGCGCTGGCGCTGATTAGCTTCCTGGCAACGATGTTCAGTTCTAACAAGCATTTCTGGGCTCACACCCTGAATCCTCCTGTTCCGGGATGGGTAAAACCAATCCTGGTGCCAGTTGAAATCATCGGTATCTTCACTAAGCCGGTGTCTCTGATGATTCGTCTTTTTGCGAACATCCTGGCAGGTCACATCATCATCCTGAGCATTATTTCTCTGGTATTCATCTTTGGTTCACTGCAGCCAATTGCTGGTTTCGGTTTTGCACCGATTACGATTATATTCAATATCGTAATGATGATGCTGGAATTGCTGGTAGCTTTTATCCAGGCTTTCATCTTCGCTAACCTGACAGCTGTATTCATCGGTCAGGCAATGGAAGGCGGTCATGATGATCACCACGAGGCAAAACATCACTAA
- the atpE gene encoding ATP synthase F0 subunit C, whose product MAILTVLLQASTEAAASAAGLAKAGGAVGAGIAAIAAGIGVGNIGKSALESIARQPEAANDIRANMILAAALVEGVALFGVIAGLLAVVL is encoded by the coding sequence ATGGCTATTTTAACTGTTTTATTGCAGGCTTCTACTGAAGCAGCTGCTTCTGCTGCTGGTCTGGCAAAAGCTGGTGGTGCTGTTGGTGCTGGTATCGCTGCTATCGCAGCTGGTATTGGTGTTGGTAACATCGGTAAGAGCGCGCTGGAATCTATCGCTCGTCAGCCTGAAGCTGCAAATGACATCCGTGCTAACATGATCCTGGCAGCGGCGCTGGTAGAGGGTGTTGCCCTGTTCGGCGTTATCGCAGGTCTGCTGGCAGTAGTGCTGTAA
- the atpF gene encoding F0F1 ATP synthase subunit B — protein sequence MDLLQPALGLFTFSLVIFIILFIILKKFAWKPILSILKERETSISDSIAAAERVKEEMAQMKAEHEHVLAEAKAERSKILKEAKDAKDHIIAEAKTQAQAEAKKIISEAYTAIDNQKMAALTDVKNQVGKLVIEVAEKVLRKELSDKKAQEGYIKELAGDIKLN from the coding sequence ATGGATCTGTTGCAGCCCGCGTTAGGCTTGTTTACCTTCTCATTAGTTATATTCATCATTCTTTTCATTATCCTGAAGAAGTTTGCATGGAAACCGATCCTCTCTATCCTGAAGGAAAGAGAAACCTCTATATCTGACTCAATCGCAGCTGCTGAAAGAGTAAAAGAGGAAATGGCTCAGATGAAAGCTGAACATGAGCACGTACTGGCAGAAGCTAAAGCTGAAAGGAGCAAAATCCTGAAAGAAGCTAAAGACGCTAAAGATCACATCATTGCTGAAGCTAAGACACAAGCTCAGGCTGAAGCTAAGAAGATCATCAGCGAAGCTTACACTGCTATCGACAACCAGAAAATGGCTGCCCTGACTGATGTTAAAAATCAGGTTGGTAAACTGGTTATTGAAGTAGCTGAGAAAGTGCTGCGTAAAGAACTGTCTGACAAAAAAGCTCAGGAAGGTTATATTAAAGAACTGGCAGGAGACATTAAATTAAACTAA
- the atpH gene encoding ATP synthase F1 subunit delta: protein MRNPRLASRYAKSLIDLSSEKGQLEAVQADMLFLQQLSKTNPDVVNLLKSPIIKPDKKQQILAAIFDSRVSAMTSAFIKLLVIKGRESNLPEIAGEYLRQYNTLKGISKVKITTAVPVDASVLNVIKQKAEAGSDKKIELESAVDAALIGGFVLETEDKLFDASILRDLNDIKKQFAGNIYVPELK, encoded by the coding sequence ATGCGGAATCCTCGTTTAGCATCCAGGTATGCAAAATCTTTGATAGATCTGTCCTCTGAAAAAGGACAGCTGGAGGCTGTACAGGCAGATATGCTCTTCCTGCAGCAGCTCTCAAAAACAAATCCTGATGTGGTGAATTTGCTGAAAAGTCCCATCATCAAGCCTGATAAAAAACAACAGATCCTCGCTGCCATCTTCGACAGCCGTGTGAGCGCCATGACTTCCGCTTTCATTAAGTTGCTGGTAATCAAGGGAAGGGAAAGCAATCTGCCTGAGATCGCAGGTGAATATCTGCGTCAGTACAATACACTGAAAGGTATCAGTAAGGTGAAAATCACCACTGCTGTACCAGTAGATGCAAGTGTACTGAATGTGATCAAGCAGAAAGCAGAAGCAGGTTCAGACAAGAAGATCGAACTGGAATCAGCAGTAGATGCTGCCCTGATCGGTGGTTTTGTACTGGAAACAGAGGACAAACTGTTTGATGCATCAATACTGCGTGATCTGAATGACATCAAAAAGCAATTCGCAGGTAACATCTATGTTCCTGAACTGAAATAA
- the atpA gene encoding F0F1 ATP synthase subunit alpha produces MVEIKPDEISAILRQQLSNFNAAADLEEVGTVLQVGDGIARVYGLNNVRSGELVEFENGVQAIALNLEEDNVGVVLMGESGDIKEGNKVRRTGKIASINVGEGMVGRVVNTLGAPIDGKGPITGELYEMPLERKAPGVLFREPVKEPLQTGIKAIDAMIPVGRGQRELVIGDRQTGKTAICIDTIINQKEFYEAGKPVYCIYVAIGQKASTIAGVMKTLQDAGALAYTVIVAASAADPAPLQFYAPFAGAAIGEFFRDSGRPALIVYDDLSKQAVAYREVSLLLRRPPGREAYPGDVFYLHSRLLERAAKIISKDEIAQQMNDLPESIRHLVKGGGSLTALPIIETQAADVSAYIPTNVISITDGQIFLESNLFNAGIRPAINVGISVSRVGGNAQIKSMKKVAGTLKLDQAQYREMEAFSKFGGDLDAATKQVLDKGARNVEILKQPQFSPYTVEKQVAMIYLGTNGLLREVPVRNVRAFEEAFLNEMDVRLPDVMAEFKKGNLPEEGLKKMVALASELKPRFA; encoded by the coding sequence ATGGTGGAGATAAAACCAGATGAAATTTCGGCGATATTACGCCAGCAACTAAGCAACTTCAATGCTGCTGCTGACCTCGAAGAGGTTGGTACCGTATTGCAGGTGGGAGATGGTATCGCACGTGTTTATGGTTTGAACAACGTTCGTTCCGGTGAACTGGTAGAATTCGAAAATGGTGTTCAGGCGATCGCGCTGAACCTGGAAGAAGATAACGTGGGTGTGGTATTGATGGGTGAATCGGGTGACATTAAAGAAGGTAACAAAGTACGTCGTACCGGTAAGATCGCCTCTATCAATGTAGGTGAAGGCATGGTAGGTCGTGTAGTAAATACCCTGGGTGCTCCTATCGATGGTAAGGGCCCAATCACTGGCGAACTGTATGAAATGCCACTGGAACGTAAAGCTCCGGGTGTATTGTTCCGTGAGCCGGTAAAAGAACCACTGCAGACTGGTATCAAAGCGATCGATGCGATGATCCCTGTAGGTCGTGGTCAGCGTGAGCTGGTGATCGGTGACCGTCAGACTGGTAAAACTGCCATCTGTATCGATACCATCATCAATCAGAAAGAATTTTACGAAGCTGGCAAGCCAGTATATTGTATTTATGTAGCGATTGGTCAGAAAGCCTCAACAATCGCAGGTGTAATGAAAACCCTGCAGGATGCAGGTGCTTTGGCTTACACTGTTATCGTAGCTGCTTCTGCTGCTGATCCTGCTCCTTTGCAGTTCTACGCGCCATTTGCTGGTGCTGCTATCGGTGAGTTCTTCCGCGATAGCGGTCGTCCTGCACTGATCGTATACGATGATCTGTCTAAACAGGCGGTTGCTTACCGTGAGGTATCTCTGCTGCTCCGTCGTCCTCCTGGACGTGAAGCTTATCCTGGTGACGTATTCTACCTGCATAGCCGTCTTCTCGAGCGTGCAGCGAAAATCATCAGCAAGGATGAAATCGCTCAGCAGATGAATGACCTGCCAGAATCAATCAGACACCTGGTTAAAGGTGGTGGTTCCCTGACGGCATTGCCAATCATCGAAACGCAGGCTGCGGATGTATCTGCATACATCCCAACCAACGTAATCTCCATCACTGACGGTCAGATCTTCCTGGAGTCTAACCTGTTCAACGCTGGTATCCGTCCGGCTATTAACGTAGGTATCTCCGTAAGCCGTGTGGGTGGTAACGCTCAGATCAAATCCATGAAGAAGGTAGCTGGTACCCTGAAACTGGACCAGGCGCAATACCGTGAAATGGAAGCGTTCTCTAAATTCGGTGGTGACCTGGATGCTGCTACCAAGCAGGTACTTGATAAAGGTGCCCGCAACGTGGAAATACTGAAACAACCTCAGTTCTCTCCGTACACTGTAGAAAAACAGGTAGCAATGATCTATCTGGGTACAAACGGTCTGCTGCGTGAAGTTCCGGTTAGGAATGTGAGGGCTTTTGAAGAGGCTTTCCTGAATGAAATGGACGTTCGTCTGCCAGATGTAATGGCTGAGTTCAAGAAAGGTAACCTGCCTGAAGAAGGTTTGAAGAAAATGGTTGCGCTGGCTAGCGAACTGAAACCAAGATTTGCATAA
- a CDS encoding TonB-dependent receptor has protein sequence MCKFYLILFLSTIPTAVLQAQTKISGKITDKKNHPLQGVNISIKDAYDGATSAADGTFSFTTDVTGEQSVFFSLATYQTQEQKVNLSGPVTLNIILRNDISQLKIVTISAGSIEASSEKNNTVLKPLDIVTTGGAMADIVSALKTLPGTQQTNDKEGLFVRGGTGYETQTFIDGLLVRNPFYSGLPDMPGRGRFSPFLFKGTTFSSGGYSAQYGQGLSSALVLESQDLPERSSYSLGVSPIGVSGGLDELAKDKKGSFGIEADYTNLGPYLNVIKPKFEPSVNPEIIGTSANFRRKTSATGMLKFYGYSNWTHMGSIRPSFEYAGDKELFEMKNQNVYTNLSYKELLNNDWKINAGVSFSTNTDRITLDTVPKNPDPMKIHNLSQLAQGRVMLTKNIGNFSALRLGGEYQYAVENAEYNGYKANYTDNYSAAFAEGDIYFTPQFVGRVGGRMEYSSKIGKMNLAPRVSLAYKLDQNSQVSLAYGDYYQKPEQQYLRFKPDLDYMKATHYIASFQRVANNYTLRVEAFYKKYHHLVKTSPDTVTNGTGYAKGIELFWRDRKSVKNLDYWVSYSYLDTKRNYLTYPYEVQPDFAAKHTFSVVTKYYISSITTNIGLTYTFATGRPYYNPNLPVSQFMSQKTIDYNSVGLSVSYLTSIHKAFTILVLSVNNIGNFKQVYGYHYSTDALRREAITPNIPRFIYLGMFMSFGIDRRQETIDNL, from the coding sequence ATGTGTAAGTTTTACCTAATTCTGTTTTTATCAACCATCCCGACAGCTGTTCTGCAGGCGCAAACAAAGATCAGTGGAAAGATCACCGACAAGAAAAATCATCCATTACAGGGAGTGAATATCTCCATTAAAGACGCTTACGACGGTGCTACCAGTGCCGCCGACGGTACCTTCTCTTTTACAACCGACGTCACCGGCGAACAAAGTGTTTTTTTCAGTTTAGCCACTTATCAGACACAGGAACAAAAAGTAAATCTCTCAGGTCCCGTGACACTGAATATCATTTTAAGAAATGATATCAGCCAGCTCAAAATCGTGACCATCTCCGCAGGGAGTATTGAAGCCAGCAGCGAGAAGAATAATACTGTACTGAAACCGCTGGATATTGTAACCACTGGTGGTGCGATGGCAGATATTGTGAGTGCATTAAAGACATTGCCGGGTACACAGCAAACCAATGATAAGGAAGGCCTTTTTGTACGTGGTGGTACCGGTTACGAAACACAGACATTTATAGACGGATTACTGGTGCGTAATCCTTTTTATTCAGGGTTGCCTGATATGCCGGGAAGAGGGCGTTTTTCACCGTTCCTGTTTAAAGGCACGACCTTTAGCAGTGGGGGGTATTCAGCTCAGTATGGACAGGGTTTATCTTCTGCACTGGTATTGGAATCACAGGATCTGCCGGAACGTTCTTCCTATTCACTGGGTGTATCTCCGATTGGTGTGAGTGGTGGATTGGATGAACTGGCAAAAGATAAGAAAGGCTCTTTTGGTATAGAAGCTGACTACACCAACCTGGGACCTTATCTGAATGTGATCAAGCCTAAGTTTGAGCCGAGTGTGAATCCAGAGATCATTGGTACTTCTGCTAATTTCAGAAGGAAAACATCTGCTACAGGCATGCTCAAGTTCTATGGGTATAGCAACTGGACACATATGGGGAGTATTCGTCCCAGCTTTGAATATGCAGGGGATAAGGAGTTGTTTGAAATGAAAAATCAGAATGTGTATACGAATCTAAGCTATAAGGAGTTATTAAATAATGACTGGAAGATAAATGCAGGGGTATCATTTAGTACGAATACAGATAGGATCACTTTAGATACGGTGCCGAAGAACCCCGACCCGATGAAGATCCATAACCTTTCACAACTGGCTCAGGGTAGAGTGATGCTTACAAAGAACATTGGTAATTTCTCTGCACTGCGCTTGGGTGGTGAGTATCAGTATGCCGTGGAAAACGCTGAATACAATGGATATAAGGCGAACTATACAGATAATTATTCTGCTGCATTTGCAGAAGGTGATATCTACTTCACACCACAATTTGTAGGTCGTGTAGGTGGTCGTATGGAATACTCATCGAAGATTGGTAAAATGAATCTGGCACCGCGTGTATCATTAGCGTATAAGTTAGATCAGAATAGCCAGGTGTCATTAGCTTATGGTGATTACTATCAAAAGCCGGAGCAGCAATACCTGCGATTCAAGCCAGATTTGGATTACATGAAGGCTACGCATTACATCGCCAGTTTCCAGCGGGTAGCCAATAACTATACACTGCGTGTGGAAGCGTTCTATAAAAAGTATCATCACCTTGTGAAGACAAGTCCGGATACAGTTACTAACGGTACTGGCTATGCAAAAGGCATTGAACTCTTCTGGCGTGATCGTAAGAGTGTGAAGAACCTTGACTATTGGGTATCTTATTCTTATCTCGATACCAAGCGTAACTATCTCACTTATCCATATGAAGTACAGCCGGACTTCGCTGCAAAGCATACTTTCAGCGTAGTGACCAAATACTATATTTCATCTATCACTACTAATATTGGTTTGACATACACCTTTGCTACAGGTCGTCCTTATTATAATCCGAATCTGCCTGTGAGCCAGTTTATGTCGCAAAAGACCATCGATTATAATTCAGTCGGATTGAGTGTCAGTTATCTGACATCTATTCACAAAGCCTTTACCATCCTCGTATTATCTGTGAATAACATCGGTAATTTCAAACAGGTATATGGCTATCATTATTCAACAGATGCGTTGCGCAGGGAAGCGATCACACCGAATATTCCCCGCTTTATTTACCTGGGTATGTTTATGAGCTTTGGTATAGACAGGCGTCAGGAAACGATTGATAACTTATAA
- a CDS encoding class I SAM-dependent methyltransferase: MKTVENKLSVASSSALLLSVVKSLYMDGWGHAYLSHIDFSAVEKPAEELSRITPLFSEILLLRKQMVRYLIKQLMIEHPHQQVCILAAGLDPLGLQIAEYFPEQLTSIYEVDTCHMQEKQALYAAVSYNDARLHTLHADITHTQQMMELLIAAGYRPHEPTLIVFEGIMHYIPEEHFLKVMRCFCSRGRNNAVIMDYTIPEEEMPASFISRARALSDIMENNIGAYTRAYSRKKVMNLLSLLEAEITGVYDMQATEYVLHGYNKWFRSRGEGLLEMAAFHI; this comes from the coding sequence ATGAAAACCGTGGAAAATAAACTCTCCGTGGCTTCTTCTTCCGCCTTATTACTCTCTGTAGTAAAAAGCCTGTACATGGATGGCTGGGGGCATGCATACTTATCACACATTGATTTCAGTGCTGTAGAAAAACCGGCAGAAGAGCTGTCAAGGATCACGCCTTTATTCAGTGAGATCTTATTGCTTCGCAAACAGATGGTGCGCTACCTGATCAAACAGCTTATGATAGAACACCCCCATCAGCAGGTATGCATATTAGCAGCGGGCCTGGACCCTCTGGGGCTGCAGATTGCAGAATACTTTCCCGAACAGCTTACCAGCATTTATGAAGTGGATACCTGCCATATGCAGGAAAAACAGGCGCTCTATGCCGCCGTGTCCTACAATGACGCCCGCCTGCATACATTACATGCAGACATTACCCACACACAGCAAATGATGGAACTACTGATAGCCGCAGGCTACAGACCGCATGAACCTACCCTCATCGTATTTGAAGGTATCATGCATTATATTCCCGAAGAGCATTTTCTGAAAGTGATGCGTTGTTTTTGTTCCAGGGGGCGGAACAATGCGGTGATTATGGATTATACCATTCCTGAGGAGGAGATGCCGGCTTCTTTTATATCCCGGGCAAGGGCATTGTCAGATATTATGGAAAACAATATTGGGGCTTATACACGGGCTTATAGCCGTAAGAAGGTGATGAACCTGCTCTCATTGTTAGAAGCGGAAATAACGGGTGTTTATGACATGCAGGCAACGGAATATGTATTGCACGGGTATAACAAGTGGTTCAGGAGCAGGGGAGAGGGGTTGCTGGAAATGGCAGCATTTCATATTTAA